A genomic region of bacterium contains the following coding sequences:
- a CDS encoding dipeptide epimerase, which translates to MSMSRKEFMKTAGKGLMAAGAAAAAPALARGKKKNTQSNGGFKMEIKTRRLELRHAWTIARNTSTYKEYAFVKLEKDGIYGLGEAAHNVRYGESLESIIATLEKARPILEHGDPWQFVDLNAAVQAVCEGQTAAKAAIDIAMMDWIGKSLEIPLYQFWGLDPKKAPRTTFSIGIDTMEMVKQKVEEAAPYPLLKIKMGKENDEEILEAVRSVTNKTLRVDANEGWKDKELALRKVEWLAANGVDLVEQPMPSQMLEETAWVKERASIPIIADESVKTSADIPKLAEAFDGINIKVDKAGGLQESLRMIWMARSLGLKIMLGCMVSSSLSITAAAHLSPLTDFPDLDGNLLLAQDPFTGVRVKDGWLILPDGPGLGVKGSF; encoded by the coding sequence ATGTCCATGTCGCGCAAGGAATTCATGAAAACCGCAGGGAAAGGCCTGATGGCGGCCGGAGCGGCTGCGGCGGCGCCGGCCCTGGCCAGGGGCAAAAAGAAAAACACCCAGAGCAACGGTGGCTTCAAAATGGAGATCAAGACCAGGCGTCTTGAACTGCGCCATGCCTGGACCATTGCCCGCAACACCAGCACCTACAAGGAATATGCTTTTGTAAAACTTGAAAAAGACGGTATTTATGGCCTTGGTGAAGCTGCGCATAACGTCCGTTACGGCGAGTCGCTCGAATCGATCATCGCCACCCTCGAAAAGGCGCGGCCGATCCTCGAACACGGTGATCCCTGGCAATTCGTCGACCTCAATGCGGCGGTGCAGGCCGTTTGCGAAGGCCAGACGGCCGCCAAGGCGGCCATCGATATCGCCATGATGGACTGGATCGGCAAGTCGCTGGAGATCCCCCTCTATCAGTTCTGGGGGCTGGACCCGAAGAAGGCGCCCCGGACTACCTTTTCCATCGGCATCGACACCATGGAGATGGTCAAGCAGAAGGTCGAGGAGGCGGCGCCCTATCCCCTGCTCAAGATCAAGATGGGCAAGGAGAATGATGAGGAGATCCTCGAGGCTGTGCGCAGCGTCACTAATAAGACCCTGCGCGTCGATGCCAATGAGGGGTGGAAGGACAAGGAACTGGCGCTGCGCAAGGTGGAATGGCTGGCGGCCAACGGCGTCGACCTCGTCGAGCAGCCAATGCCCAGCCAGATGCTCGAGGAGACCGCCTGGGTGAAGGAGCGCGCTTCGATCCCCATCATCGCCGATGAATCGGTCAAGACCAGCGCGGACATCCCTAAACTGGCCGAAGCCTTCGACGGGATCAACATCAAGGTGGACAAGGCGGGGGGGCTGCAGGAGTCGCTGCGGATGATCTGGATGGCCCGCTCCCTTGGCCTCAAGATCATGCTCGGTTGCATGGTCTCCAGTTCCCTCTCGATCACGGCCGCAGCGCACCTCTCTCCCCTGACCGACTTTCCCGATCTGGATGGCAATCTGCTGTTGGCGCAGGATCCCTTCACCGGGGTGAGGGTGAAGGATGGCTGGTTGATCCTGCCCGACGGGCCGGGGCTGGGCGTGAAAGGAAGTTTTTGA
- a CDS encoding haloacid dehalogenase-like hydrolase, giving the protein MLLFDIDGTLVLSGGAGLRAMNRAFADLYDLPDAFAGIQLAGRTDRAILQDGLARYQLAWSPEAEEIFKQRYFELLPEEMLLPAAGKRIMPGVLPLLEILSQRPGLHLGLLTGNWRTSGYLKLAEFGLDRYFTFGAFADDSGAREELLPFAVTRFAAVHGRRPLPHEVYVIGDTPHDIQCARPHGAVAVGVAAAAHSAADLAVHHPDYLLEDLQDTAAALQVLG; this is encoded by the coding sequence GTGCTGCTCTTTGATATCGACGGCACCCTGGTCCTCTCCGGCGGGGCCGGCCTTCGCGCCATGAACCGGGCTTTTGCGGATCTTTATGACCTTCCGGATGCCTTTGCGGGGATACAATTGGCCGGTCGTACGGACCGCGCGATTCTCCAGGATGGCTTGGCCCGATACCAGCTGGCCTGGTCCCCTGAAGCGGAGGAGATCTTCAAGCAGCGCTACTTTGAGCTCTTGCCGGAGGAGATGCTGCTGCCGGCGGCGGGCAAGCGGATCATGCCCGGCGTCCTGCCGCTGCTCGAGATTCTCTCGCAGCGGCCCGGGCTTCATCTCGGGCTGCTGACCGGCAACTGGCGCACCAGCGGTTATCTCAAACTGGCCGAATTTGGACTCGACCGGTATTTTACCTTTGGAGCGTTTGCGGATGACTCGGGGGCGCGCGAGGAACTGCTCCCCTTCGCCGTGACGCGGTTTGCCGCGGTGCACGGTCGCCGGCCGCTGCCGCACGAGGTCTATGTCATCGGCGATACGCCTCACGACATCCAGTGCGCCCGGCCGCATGGCGCGGTCGCTGTGGGCGTCGCAGCCGCTGCGCATTCCGCCGCCGATCTGGCGGTGCACCATCCCGATTACCTGTTGGAAGATTTGCAGGATACCGCGGCCGCGCTGCAGGTCCTGGGCTGA